Proteins encoded by one window of Perca fluviatilis chromosome 13, GENO_Pfluv_1.0, whole genome shotgun sequence:
- the tuft1b gene encoding tuftelin 1b translates to MGSIWKKIRQVTEDRMLFFSSTHTKCLLDGGVINFSEKMSGGVTRIEENGEEDNKANVRCRRLRLTLQDQDQSGCTSDRNSNKESSIAVVLPQKPEEQEETQKVEVIKVFLEARPEKAESVRMLTDEVSQIQEVRYCLKTLREQMAARQNTTSNKYPVNGFRINMPSSKPAVTYGNTVLTESDAQVGDNQEESVRLREATKRLYAQLKEMDKRHQEERERLQAESQEYGVRLAEQSERLQKAEERSEERDQQVEELQRLLGNMEIENSILKDKLAAGEAELLQLNTHREEGEENEQRCEKLEKEVALLKEKIHHLDDMLKSQQRKVRHMIEQLQNSRTVIQERDRFIRDLEERVAFLEAENREMHDHMEYFLAGQDPPPLTSTENKPEVVYSKRLTPTTPTDKALPFIKVIEIKS, encoded by the exons ATGGGATCAATCTGGAAAAAGATCAGGCAGGTGACTGAGGACAGGATGCTGTTTTTCAGCAGCACTCACACCAAATGTCTGCTGGATGGAGGCGTCATCAACTTCTCTGAG AAGATGAGCGGCGGCGTGACGCGGATTGAGGAAAATGGAGAAGAGGACAACAAAGCTAAC GTCAGATGCAGGCGGCTTAGACTCACTCTACAAGATCAGGATCAGTCAGGCTGCACCTCCGACCGGAACAGCAACAAG GAGAGCAGCATAGCAGTAGTGCTGCCACAGAAACCAGAGGAGCAGGAAGAAACACAAAAAGTTGAAGTCATTAAG GTTTTCCTCGAAGCCCGTCCAGAGAAAGCAGAGAGTGTCAGAATGCTGACGGACGAAGTGTCGCAGATTCAGGAG GTGAGGTACTGTCTGAAGACTCTGAGAGAGCAGATGGCAGCCAGGCAGAACACTACCAGTAACAAG TATCCAGTCAATGGCTTCAGAATCAACATGCCCAGCAGCAAACCAGCTGTCACCTATGGCAACACTGTTCTCACAGAGTCAGACGCTCAG GTCGGGGATAATCAGGAGGAGAGTGTGAGGCTCAGGGAGGCGACCAAGCGTCTGTACGCTCAGCTGAAGGAGATGGACAAGAGGcatcaggaggagagggagagactgcAG GCCGAGTCACAGGAGTATGGTGTTCGTCTGGCTGAGCAATCTGAGCGGCTGCAGAAGGCTGAGGAGCGGTCGGAGGAGAGGGATCAGCAGGTGGAGGAGCTGCAAAGGCTGCTTGGAAACATGGAGATAGAGAACAGCATCCTCAAAGACAAGCTGGCAGCAGGGGAGgcagagctgctgcagctcaACACACAccgggaggaaggagaggagaatgAACAGAG gtgtGAAAAGCTGGAGAAGGAGGTGGCCCTCCTGAAGGAAAAGATTCATCACCTTGACGACATGTTAAAGAGTCAGCAGAGGAAAGTCCGCCACATGATCGAACAG CTGCAGAACTCCAGGACTGTCATCCAAGAGAGAGATCGATTCATCAGGGATCTGGAGGAGAGGGTGGCTTTCCTGGAAGCTGAG AACAGAGAAATGCATGACCACATGGAGTACTTCCTGGCAGGCCAGGACCCTCCCCCCCTGACGTCCACTGAGAACAAGCCAGAAGTTGTTTACAG TAAAAGACTCACACCGACGACTCCGACCGACAAGGCCCTCCCGTTCATCAAAGTCATCGAGATTAAGTCCTGA